One window from the genome of Amaranthus tricolor cultivar Red isolate AtriRed21 chromosome 9, ASM2621246v1, whole genome shotgun sequence encodes:
- the LOC130823813 gene encoding protein MKS1 gives MYPPPENLPPLSKKPRKEIQIQGQRPSPIKMNIDSHKIKKPPTAPKNPNQPQFQPTNNQPIIIYSVSPKPIIVDASNFRSIVQHLTGRDSTASESSFASEVPVSPAAIFASIERTSPGARERREKGLNPDDILDMMKIRAEEAENKIEEIDGFFDLGQIPGILSPAPANLPMISSTMFSPANENQLGFGFEGGMNDLNPFLSNTSFLPSPSALFLNAPLVSPSPSSPFGDLFNIFDF, from the coding sequence ATGTACCCACCACCGGAAAACCTACCACCATTATCAAAAAAGCCAAGGAAGGAAATTCAGATTCAAGGTCAAAGGCCAAGCCCAATTAAAATGAACATAGATTcacacaaaatcaaaaaaccCCCAACTGCACCAAAAAACCCTAATCAACCTCAATTTCAACCAACAAATAATCAACCCATCATAATCTACTCAGTTTCCCCCAAACCCATCATCGTAGATGCATCAAATTTCCGTTCAATTGTTCAACACCTCACTGGAAGAGATTCAACAGCATCGGAATCAAGTTTTGCCAGCGAAGTTCCTGTATCTCCTGCCGCAATATTTGCGTCAATTGAAAGAACAAGTCCAGGAGCTAGAGAAAGAAGAGAGAAAGGATTAAATCCTGATGATATTCTTGATATGATGAAGATCAGAGCGGAAGAAGCAGAAAACAAAATTGAAGAAATTGATGGGTTTTTTGATTTGGGTCAAATTCCAGGAATTTTGTCACCAGCACCAGCAAATTTGCCGATGATTTCTTCCACAATGTTTTCACCAGcaaatgaaaatcaattaggGTTTGGATTTGAGGGAGGAATGAATGATTTGAATCCATTTTTGAGTAATACAAGCTTTTTGCCAAGTCCTTCGGCTTTGTTTTTAAATGCTCctcttgtttctccttcaccttCTTCTCCATTTGGTGATCTTTTCAACATAtttgacttttga